The genome window TGAGTTAAGCGTCCTGCCTCTCTGCGTGATGCCAGGCTGCATAAACAGCCCTCTCTCCAGCTGGGCTTTCATCAGGTTGTGTCTCTGTCTTATTTATCCTATTGTCCCCGTTTAAACAGGATAGAAAGGCCAAGTGGAGGACAGGAGGTGGAaagacatgatttttttttgtttcaatctCATACCAACATCAGGGATAAAAGTGGGATTTTCTGATGGTCACCTCATTTCTCCTTGTCACTTTTAATCCATTCCAGCTACTGTCTATGCTCATTGATAGACCTTTTAATGCACCTGTCCCATCATGAGCAAATACGCAGGCTTTGATTAGTCAGCCTCTACTGCGTTCAGCCATTTAAAATGTCTGGTAGCGAGCAATACCTCTCCACcgctttaaaaaaatgtcaacttcaTTAGCTTTTCCTCCTCACTGAGCAGCCTGGAGTcttccagagtcagagtcagcaACCGCTattatctgctgctgctattatcaacacacacacacacacacagtcatataACAGTCAAAGTTTTCAGGTGACCTACTGTGGTCGTATGAAACCACagttttcaaacaaaaacagcattttttttattcctgctttcaaaatgtgagaatttgctgcttttctttgttttatattcctggaaactgaatattttggggtttttatCCTTTGTtgaacaaaatgagacatttaaaGACGTCACTTTTGTCCCAGAGACATTGTAATGGGCATTTTCTCACAATTTTTTTGAGTgatagagaaaataatcattagttgttGCACTAATGTGACATTTCTTGTCTCCGATAAGTCAGATTCTGTTGTGGGAAATGTAGATATTAAGTGTATTTCAGCAGAGCAgattgcagctctgttttcacCCCACTTGCCTTCTCCTGTGGGAGAAATATGTTTAACAGAACCTGTTAGGGGCATCAAAGAGTTTTTACATTAACTACATAAAGAAATTCTCCCTTTTGTCATTATAAAATTGCTAAATCTGATCCACTTTCCACTCTCAAGGGACAAACCAAAACTTTCATCATCCACAGTCCTGACTGGAAAGCTGTCAAATCTCTGCTGTGTTCCACAGAGCAGCAAAGGTTTTCCTCTCCCTGTCAGCATGAACTGATCCAAATTGACTCCAAAGCAGAAATTGATTAGGGTAATGCAGGGCTGTCTGGGGCTTCTTGAGCCCTGCGGAGCAGCACTTTTGGTTAATTAGATTTGACAAACAGCCCAGCAGGTTGGTGCTAAAATTAATATCTCTCCTTGTGTGCAACAGTGTGCAAACAAGTGAGGAGATGAGGCTGGAGCCAGTGGGAGAGTTAAAATATGCGAGCAACATGCTAACGAATGGCTATCTGTCACCTTGTGAACTGGTTTCATCCAGGTTAggactgatatttttaaaatacaggACAATAACCAGTCACTGCTCAAGTCTGACTactattacattttctgttgctgcttttatgTATAAATGTGGCCTCGAAATACCAAGAATAgtacaaccttgattccaaaaaggttgggacgctgtgtaaaatctaaatataaacagaatgcaatcatttgcaaacaaacgCTTTCACAAAgagttcctgagcccatgtagtaacatcctttatacaatcattcacaaagtggtgaacctcgctccatcctcgcttgtgaaccactgagcctttccaggatgctcctctcatacccaatcatgatactctcacctgttaccaatcaacctgtttacctgtggaatgatccaagcAGGTgattttggagcgttccacaactttcccagtcctttgttgctcctgtcccaatttgtttgaaacgttttgctgccatcaaattcagaataatgaGATATTTGCAAAAACTAATGAGCTAACTCACTAAAACAGGGACACAAAAGTAGAAAAGTAGACAAGATCTTTCCTCTGGGTCCGCTGATTAGCTTCTTTGGGGGTGATGAGCACCTGTCACAGAAACCTTCACATTCAACAAAAATAGTATTTTTTGCTTCAGCGCTTGCTCATAAAGCCAGCTTGTTGGTTGCCActgcattctgtgtgtgtgtggctgacaaCTAGCACAAGCGATTGGCATTTGAAAATGCATCTGGAGTTGAGAGGCACAGTGATCATTCATCAGATTTAATTCATGTCCCAAGTGTCTTAATTTCCTGTCGCGAAAGCCTCTTTAATATGGAGGATTACAGTTAATCCACTCTCGGTCTGGATCGTACCAAAAATGGGCTGAGCTGCCTGGCTGCCATGATTCATGTGAGCGATTGTCACATGTAAACAAGCTGCAAACGGCTTGTTACAGATCCATACGCTCTCAAAGCCCTGATATCCCAGAGGGAGTGTCTAATTGTTGGCGCATTAGACAGTGGTTGGGGTGCGGTTGGAAAAAGGcagcttgttttctctgctaTATTCATGACATGGTGAAGCTTAAGCCGCACTAATTGTAAATGAGCTCTTACTCGGAGTTGTAACAGATATTACTTCCAGCGAGAGAGTTCAGTATGAAGGGAGAAAGTAACTACGACGAGCCGGGCGGTAAATCTCGGTCACAAAACCACAGATGGAGTTAAAGTGAGTGTGCATATGTTTATCTGGAGTGGTTGGTCAAGTGTGGgcatttgtttgtctctgcagctctctggcaTGTGTTCGCCCTCATCGTCCACACGAGCAGATGCTTTCACAGATGAGGCTGCTTCCTCCTGTGTTTTACTTAAATCAAACCTCACGTAAGCCATGAGTCTGGAGAAGTGAGCTCGTGATTGAAGAGCTGCTATTGGCCACGGGAGGTAAATGAGTAACAGTCCTCGATGTCTGCGGGAAAGATAAGGCAAGAGAGGAAAACGCTTTTGTAAAGGGAATCTTGGCTCAAACAAATGTGTCAATTAAGCTAATGAGCCGGATCTCTGCATCTAGTTTGGGATCAGCTGTGACTGTGGGATTAAAGCGTCTGTGCTAACGACTCCTTGTGATGACTCCGgcagaaaacacaagcacacacacacacatcgtgaAACGCATAGAGTTACCTGTCTCGCTGAAGAGGTACAGTAAAGAGGACAAAGGAGGAAGCACAGAGGAGATTAGAGAGAAAGGTtgagaggtggagggggagaggaaatTAGAAAAGcactggagaggaagaaggtcagagcagcagatgaagaagcagcagagactTAGTGTTAAATGTCATGCTGTCATTAAACATAAGCATGTTCAAATAAcctcatttcactgttttttcttgtttttcaagGAGGATGTTACATGTCTGCCTGTGCTAGCACCATGCTCCATGTCCTCAGggactgctgctctgtttggttGAGCACATTCTCACAGTAGCTCCCGATTGACAGCCAGCATGGAGCAGAGCAAGCTCATCTTTAGCCTGGACCGCCACGATGAAGGTCCCAGTGTGGCcttttctaaagaaaaaccaCAAGGCAGGGAGAGCCAGCCCGACCTCAGCCTCGGGATGGATTTGGACCTGAGCCAAGGCCATCGCTCCCAGCCCCCCTTCCTGCCCCACTCCCCCTCATCCCCAGGCTCTTTAGCGGATCTCTCGGCATCATCAGCAAGCCTGCTTGTCACCACCAACCTGGTCAAATCCTCCTCCACGGAGCTGGACCCGAGCGAGAGCAGCTCTCTGAGAGGCAAGCCTCTGCTCAGCCTGGTCAAGTCCCTGAGCACTGAGATTTCCCGCCGGGTCGAGCCAGAGGTCAACCTCTCCAAGTCAGACTCCAAGCTGCATCTGCATCCCTGGAAGCAGCTAACCCATCCAAAGATCCCAGAGGCCAGGCCTGAAGCAGGAGGTCTGAGTGAGGATGATGACTGGGCATCACCTCCGTCCGCAGGCAACATGCCTCCCGCTGAACCCCGGGGCAGCTCGCTGATCgcagagctggaggacacaCGGAGGAAGTTCTCTGAGGCCATGCAGGATCCACTGAGCATGCTGAGTAAGATCATGGGTGACGAAAGCTCTGGCAGCCCCAAGCAGGGAAGAGCTTCTGGTGCCGGAGACTCCCCGGCCTCCCAAGGCAGCTGTGGAAAAGACAGTGAAGATGTGGATCTGAAGTGCCGGAGGAGGACTGATGGGGagcacagaggtgtgtgtgacacacCGCTGAAAAGACTCCAACAGGGCTCCTCAATAAAGTCCCCCTTATCCCCAGAAGGCCAGACCCACAGCAGAGACAGCCATTTCGAAATTCGCACTTACGGAGATATGATTCAGGTGGTGGAGCTCCAGAACGGGTCCAGAGGGACTCATCACAGAACTTACACGGCGTCTCGAGTCACAGTGCCGGGCTCATCGCTGCCTCTTCACTGGCTCTTCCTTGTGGGTCTTCTAGCTTATGGCTTCTTTGTGTTGCCCCTGCCCTCCTATGTGACAGGCCTGTCCATGGGGGTTGCGTGTGGCTTTATGTTGGGCCTGGTGGTGGTGTTCATGTTTGCCCCGCGACGCTCGTCTGCAAGAAACAACAAGGGCTCACGTTTGAACAAGTCCAGACCCCTGAACACGGATCTACTGGATGGAGAGCTCACAGATCCAGAAACCCTAGAGGTAATGAATGAGTGACCCACTGGAAAATGctgaacaaaatgcattttatttgcattgaAAATGTAGATGACTAATTATTTTGTGGCTACTTCCGTGTTTAGTTCATGGTGCAATATTTTTACTGCGTGATTTTGAAGTAATCCAAAAGCATTCTGATTAGATTACACTTTTTTTGGTTATCCAATGGATTACATTAATGATTACAAAAAAATCCATGTGATTCAGTATCTGACTACATTTCAAAGTAGTCTGACCCAGCCCTGGGTGTTTGTGAATATGTGTTGTCTCATTTTCCCCCTCTTTAAGATTTCCTCTGTCAGTTCAAGAACCCGCCAAGCTCACTGCTACTGGCTGCCTGCAGAAATACGATCAACACAGCTCAATGGTACCACTTGTTGGCACAGGACTCTTAGTTGTTCATTAGTTTTAAAAAACTAATTTCATtgatttctcaaaaaaaaagtAACCTACACATATCTGCACATGAACGCGTTGGATCTTACTCAAACTCTAGTTTTAAGCCATGCTAGCACTGTGGCGCTAGGAATGGCAGTGTCGCCTGGACCACCACTTCTTTGTGCGTTAATATACCCGCTAAACTAATGAAATgcccaccagcctcagctgtgttttgtgctaattagcatatgtCAGCCtgctaacacactaaaataGGATGGTAACAATGATAAACCTTACaactgcttaacatcagcatgctaacgtggTGCAGCAGCCTCACAGGGCCGTTAGCATGGCTGTATACCCgctctgttttctgcagctgctcctcagtGCTGTCCTGTCACTGATTTGGCTGCATGGAAATGAGGTTCAAGCTCTAATGTTTGTTCTGCAGGGTTAGAgatcaaaacaacaaacacccgCAGCCATGTGAGTCACTGGATGGCATTAAAGGTAGTGCTATTGGTGCCGTTTAATGGATTAGTTTGGAGGTAATTGCTTTATAAAAAACTGCCCTCAAGCGCAGCACTTTCAGCATCTTAAAAGCAGGATAATTTGAAAATAGCGTTCCTAAAGCACTTCTTGACAGCTCTGCTGAGAGGTGAGGCTGGCTGCCTCCACAGATGCAGAGTTAGCAGGATCATGATGAGGTTTATgacgaggagagaggagtcGCCAACTGCAGGCCGGAGGCCACTTCAAAGGCTTGTCCACAGGGTCAAATGAGACAGATGCACTCTGCCTTGTCTCATGTTTCCCCTCCTGCTGAGCTGCATTGTCACAGTTTGCACCACATGCTGTGGATTTCATTTGCCTGAGTAGAGTCTTTGCTAGATTTTtgatacatacatatactgtcAGTTAAAAGCACCTAAACGAAGCCTCAGCACGGCTTTCATTATAGTTCAGTTCTAAAAAGGAAAAGTGTGGTTTGTGATTGACTGTGTGGCCACTTGCGATGATCTTATCCTGTTGGGTTTAACATCGTCATCATTTTCTCCAGGGCTGGATGAATGAGACACACAGCTACGACCCTGAGACTTTCCACCCCTCCATCACACACTCTGTCCATGTCACTCTGGAGGGCAGCAGCCTGCGCCTGGCATACCCGCGTGCCAACATCCCCCGGTGGGCAGGCTTCGACGAGATGGTCCACGAAGCCTCGTTTTTGCGTTCACGCACTTACCAGCTGGCTAACTGTAAGGTCAGTGcttttgcaataaaaaaaatctcatttctGGGGCCCAGGGGTGCAAACATGTCCTTCAGAGGGGAGTTAAAAGAGAGAGGCGGGGTGGCCTCTCACCTGAACTCTTTACGCCCGTCTCTCTGCACCCACATTGTCATCTAAAACGGAGGTGAAAGACCAGAAGGATTACAACCGAAGTGATGATGCTCTGAATGAACTTGACCCGGCTGCTGTCCTGTTCGCATACTGAGGCAGTAGCTTCCAACAGGGTAACAGAATAACACTAATCAATGAAGGGGGGGCTCTGGCAACGGCAAACTGTCAACACAGTTGCCGCCTGCCAGCATCTCTTgtagaaagaaaacatggctaaaaataaaatgacactttTCCTTGATTGATGATTTTGATCCCAGGTGTCTCTGTTGCCACCTGGTTTGGCTCGCAAGAGGGTGTGGAACAAGAAATACCCCATCTGCATCACTCTGGCTGAGGGGGAGGTCGGGGAGGAGAGCGTCATTGAGggtcaggaggaggaagaaagggcAGAGAGACACGCGGCCCCGGACCACCAGCTTCCTGTCACCCTGCACCTGTTTGGCCGCACcggcagagagaaggaggagtggTTCCAGCGCTTTGCCTCCGCCTCCCAGGCTGGAGCCAAGAGCAGCGTGAGCGGGGAGGAGAACACGGGTAGGAAGATGTTTCGGTTCGTGGTGAAATACTGTCTGCAGACTGCAAAACATTACCTCCTTcacttcatgtctgtcttttctctgttcacTCAGAAACACCTTGTGGCGGAGACGCCGTCAGAGAAAGCACAGAGGAGCTGCGGGACTTGCCCGGAGCTATGAAAGCAAGAACGCTATTGGACTACAGCACCTACATGACTCAACTGATTGCCTCACAGAGTTGCGATCCCACCCCCAGCCCTTGCCATAGCAACAAGGGAAGCCCAACGACCCACAAGAAGGTCAACAACACTTTGGTTTTAGATCTAGTATCGGGCCTAGCATCACATGATCAGAACTCTACCTTACTTGCCATCTACATGCCATGCTAACATTCTGCATAACTCTCGTTGATCAGAGCTGGCCTGTATCAGCTACTCTTCCGTTGTTCTGCCCTGCGCTCAGACCAGCCTTGCCTAGCATGCTGCCTCAGCCAAACACATCCTTGCTGACTAGACCAAAtgtcactgtgcagaaataTCAGGTGTCACCTGGCTGGGAGGATATTAATAGCAACTGACTGTGGTACATCTGCAGCATACCATACCACGCCGCTAATCCTGGCTTGGGTGGTTTGGAATTGGCGCCCCACATAGACACAGTCTGTCCTATTGTTTGGAGGCGGTAGATGCAGAGCCAGTATGAGAGTCAGCATAAATGGGGCCTGAGGACAGATGAGCATATAAATTGCAAACCTTGTATCTTGCATCTCAGCTCTATCGGGTCATGTAACCTCTTATTTCACTGTTATTCCCTGCAGCTTCACAATGAAGAGCATGGATCCGGAGGACAGCACGGTGCAGGGGCGGAGGGTTGCTCTACCGAGGGCCAGTCCACCTGGGTGAACTCCCTGGTGGGAAGGATCTTCTGGGACTTTCTTCAGGAGAAGTACTGGACCGATCAGGTGGCACACAAGATCCAGAAGAAGCTCAGCAAGATCAAGGTGAGGGTTGATCGTTTGCGTGTTTTcgcattcatattcatattctcACGGCATCATCAGTGTCATATTGAGTAACGACGTGGCCTAGTGAGCACCCCGTAGGTCTCTGCAAACTGTGTCACTCTATCATATGACCTGAACATCAGTGCTGGTCTGTGCACAAGGTCAAAAGATGTGACATGAAGGCACATCGATGCTGCAGctctctttcctgtgtgtgtgtgtgtgtgtttgcgtgtgtgtgtttgacagtctGCTGATAATGCACTCCCTCTGGTTCCAAAGGCAGGAGGTGGGGAAGTGAATAGAGGAGCACTGATGGCACTGCAGGATCTCATTACTCAtgtcctgctctcctcttcGACACACACCATCCTTTTTGCTCCGCTATCTTACTCCGctgtccttcacacacacacacagacacacacacacacacacacacacacacacacacacacacacatacacacactgcaggcatCCCTTGCTCACTCATTATTTTGCAGTAATAGCTTCCTCTGCGGAGCCTCTCTACTCATTTTACACATTATATTTGGAAGTTTGTATGTCTGACATGAGCGCAGCACGTTTACTCATAAGAGGTGTTGTTTGTCTCATTACAGTTGCCGTACTTCATGAACGAGCTGACTCTGGCTGATCTGGACATGGGCACATGTCTGCCTCAAGTCCTCAGCACCTCCACACCTACACTGGACCGCAGAGGTACGTTGGATGAATATGCTCATGTATACGCGCTCTTGCTCTTTTGATTATGAGCCACGTCAGCGATGTGGCTCTCTAGATGGCAACATGGGGGTCTCTCTGTCGgccagtccaccactttgatccgGACTGAACAGATTTCTTCTCTGAGACATGCTCCTGCAGGCAGCTCAGGCCTTgatctcatttgtttcattacAGAGTTTGTCATGCCAGCTCTTAAAGCTTTCTATTGTCTCCTTCCTAAGCGTAAGCGAATAGGATTAGCAATCCTCTTCTGTGAGCTAACCTGTATTGGTCAGATCTAGAAGAGCTGCTGGCTCAGCCTCCAAACCCAACTCAGGCTTTGGATCAAAGTTCGTTAAGAAATCTGAAGCATTAACTGCTATCAGTGAGctgttttttccctcccttcatTTATCCCCGAGGCCTGTGGCTGGAGCTGGAGTTGGTGTACACAGGCTGCCTTCAGATGACCCTGGAGACGAAGATGAA of Chelmon rostratus isolate fCheRos1 chromosome 17, fCheRos1.pri, whole genome shotgun sequence contains these proteins:
- the LOC121620256 gene encoding testis-expressed protein 2-like, whose protein sequence is MEQSKLIFSLDRHDEGPSVAFSKEKPQGRESQPDLSLGMDLDLSQGHRSQPPFLPHSPSSPGSLADLSASSASLLVTTNLVKSSSTELDPSESSSLRGKPLLSLVKSLSTEISRRVEPEVNLSKSDSKLHLHPWKQLTHPKIPEARPEAGGLSEDDDWASPPSAGNMPPAEPRGSSLIAELEDTRRKFSEAMQDPLSMLSKIMGDESSGSPKQGRASGAGDSPASQGSCGKDSEDVDLKCRRRTDGEHRGVCDTPLKRLQQGSSIKSPLSPEGQTHSRDSHFEIRTYGDMIQVVELQNGSRGTHHRTYTASRVTVPGSSLPLHWLFLVGLLAYGFFVLPLPSYVTGLSMGVACGFMLGLVVVFMFAPRRSSARNNKGSRLNKSRPLNTDLLDGELTDPETLEGWMNETHSYDPETFHPSITHSVHVTLEGSSLRLAYPRANIPRWAGFDEMVHEASFLRSRTYQLANCKVSLLPPGLARKRVWNKKYPICITLAEGEVGEESVIEGQEEEERAERHAAPDHQLPVTLHLFGRTGREKEEWFQRFASASQAGAKSSVSGEENTETPCGGDAVRESTEELRDLPGAMKARTLLDYSTYMTQLIASQSCDPTPSPCHSNKGSPTTHKKLHNEEHGSGGQHGAGAEGCSTEGQSTWVNSLVGRIFWDFLQEKYWTDQVAHKIQKKLSKIKLPYFMNELTLADLDMGTCLPQVLSTSTPTLDRRGLWLELELVYTGCLQMTLETKMNLCKLGKDGEDEAHSFPETQQAGSKPRLCILADSDEESSSAGSSDEEEAPPSEPQGSAGDKSTVVAAEGHTGGSTSRKILRFVDKIAKSKYFQKATENEYIRKKIAEVSNMPLMLSVEVLELSGTLAVNIPPPPTDRIWYSFRVPPRLDLHVRPTLGEREVTFTHVTEWIEKKLQCEFQKVFVMPNMDDLYLPLMTSGLDNPPASHQSSVHSSSHQSSVESQDYLSE